One region of Corynebacterium capitovis DSM 44611 genomic DNA includes:
- a CDS encoding LutC/YkgG family protein, with amino-acid sequence MDAREEILGRIRQAHTEREVDVPREYRRFSDLARDDLVELLIDRLEDYDATVHRARPEHVAGTVATCLAGAARIVVPETVSRSEWLGSVECEILVDSATQPLTVADLDAVDAVVTGSELAVAVSGTIVLVGEASGRRATTLLPDHHVCVVREEDIVEILPEAVDRLIDRGLHTRPITMVSGPSATVDIELIRVQGVHGPRNLDVIIVGQGHG; translated from the coding sequence ATGGACGCACGTGAAGAAATCCTGGGTCGCATTCGTCAGGCGCACACCGAACGCGAGGTCGACGTGCCGCGGGAGTACCGCCGCTTCTCCGACCTTGCCCGGGACGACCTCGTCGAGCTGCTGATCGACCGCCTCGAGGACTACGACGCCACCGTCCACCGCGCACGGCCCGAGCACGTAGCCGGAACGGTCGCGACGTGCCTCGCGGGCGCCGCCCGCATCGTCGTGCCCGAAACGGTGTCGCGGTCCGAGTGGCTGGGCTCAGTTGAATGCGAGATCCTCGTCGATTCCGCAACCCAGCCCTTGACTGTCGCCGACCTAGACGCCGTCGATGCCGTCGTCACCGGCTCCGAGCTGGCTGTAGCCGTGTCTGGGACAATCGTGCTGGTCGGCGAGGCGAGTGGGCGACGAGCCACGACACTCCTTCCCGACCACCATGTCTGCGTCGTGCGAGAAGAGGACATCGTCGAGATCCTCCCTGAGGCCGTAGACAGACTCATCGACCGCGGCCTGCATACCCGGCCGATCACGATGGTGTCGGGCCCCAGCGCCACCGTGGACATCGAGCTGATCCGCGTTCAGGGCGTGCACGGCCCGCGCAACTTGGACGTCATCATTGTCGGGCAGGGTCACGGCTAA
- a CDS encoding (Fe-S)-binding protein, with translation MRIALFATCIVDAMYPETAQATVRILERLGHTVTFPERQACCGQMHINSGKFRDAYPVVRNHVRAFEEETWDYAVAPSGSCVASLGHQHPMVAEYNNDPDLGARATEVAERTFELSQFLTDICGVTNSAEQLGSYFPHAVAYHPSCHGMRLLRLGDRQAELLRSVEGLDLRMPYDEDTCCGFGGTFSVKNAQVSGAMLADKVEAVMSTGADVCTGGDASCLMHIGGGIARTHRLVPGDGIAPPVVHFARILASTKEEPLFLPAEGAPVTGGTLR, from the coding sequence ATGCGAATCGCTCTCTTCGCCACATGCATCGTGGACGCGATGTACCCCGAAACAGCCCAGGCCACAGTGCGGATCCTGGAGCGGCTGGGACATACGGTTACGTTCCCAGAACGCCAGGCGTGCTGTGGCCAAATGCACATCAATTCGGGCAAATTCCGCGACGCCTACCCCGTCGTGCGCAACCACGTTCGCGCGTTCGAGGAGGAGACCTGGGATTACGCGGTTGCACCAAGCGGCTCGTGCGTCGCTTCCCTCGGCCACCAACACCCGATGGTGGCCGAATACAACAACGACCCAGACCTCGGGGCTCGGGCGACCGAGGTCGCGGAGCGCACCTTCGAACTCTCCCAGTTCCTCACCGATATTTGTGGCGTGACCAACTCGGCCGAGCAGCTGGGTAGCTACTTTCCTCACGCCGTCGCCTACCACCCATCCTGCCACGGAATGCGTCTTCTACGCCTCGGTGACAGACAAGCCGAACTCCTGCGCTCCGTCGAGGGCCTCGACCTTCGCATGCCTTACGACGAGGACACGTGCTGTGGGTTCGGTGGCACCTTCTCAGTGAAGAACGCGCAGGTGTCGGGGGCGATGCTGGCCGACAAGGTGGAAGCGGTCATGTCGACCGGTGCCGACGTGTGTACCGGAGGCGATGCCTCCTGCCTCATGCACATCGGCGGCGGGATAGCGAGAACGCACAGGCTCGTCCCCGGCGACGGGATCGCCCCGCCGGTCGTACACTTCGCCCGCATCCTCGCCTCGACCAAAGAGGAGCCGCTGTTCCTGCCCGCGGAGGGCGCACCTGTTACTGGAGGGACGCTTCGATGA
- a CDS encoding lactate utilization protein B, producing the protein MTTQLGIPTVRGTGNLFENHPFPEVAAHELGNVQMRSNLQKATHTIRGKRAKRVAEMPDWERLRDAGSAIKADVMARLPELLEQFEENVTARGGHVHWARDAEEANAIVEKLIEHNAPVNEDSRREVIKVKSMATQEIGLNEYLSKRDIDAFETDLAELIVQLGGDRPSHILVPAIHRNREEIRRIFLDGIPGVDPDLSTDPHKLAEASRKYLRHKFLTTKVAISGANFGIAETGGLSIVESEGNGRMCVTLPETLITVMGIEKLIPTFRDLEVFMQLLPRSSTGERMNPYSSFWAGHQQGDGPHNMHVVLLDNGRTRALADDHGREALHCIRCSACMNVCPVYERTGGHAYGSVYPGPIGAILTPLLTGIDAAENGSLPYASSLCGACFDACPVKINIPEMLVRLRNEDQEVNHGSPVPATQLDVALKAAKWAMSDGRRMGLVEKGLPAARGVSPAGGLRDLPGFAGKWTSSRDVPQPPKQSFRSWWKNREK; encoded by the coding sequence ATGACTACTCAGCTCGGTATTCCGACCGTTCGCGGTACGGGTAATTTGTTTGAAAACCATCCTTTCCCCGAGGTCGCGGCGCACGAGCTCGGCAACGTGCAGATGCGCTCGAACCTGCAGAAGGCGACACACACCATCCGTGGAAAGCGGGCCAAACGCGTCGCGGAGATGCCTGATTGGGAGCGTCTCCGAGACGCGGGCTCAGCGATCAAGGCGGACGTCATGGCGCGGCTGCCCGAGCTCCTCGAGCAGTTTGAAGAAAACGTCACTGCCCGCGGTGGGCACGTCCACTGGGCCCGGGACGCGGAAGAGGCGAACGCGATCGTCGAGAAGCTTATTGAGCACAACGCGCCTGTCAACGAGGACAGCCGGCGGGAGGTCATCAAGGTCAAGTCAATGGCCACGCAGGAAATCGGGCTCAACGAGTACCTTAGCAAGCGCGATATCGACGCCTTCGAGACCGACCTGGCGGAGCTCATCGTCCAGTTAGGGGGCGACCGCCCCTCCCACATCCTCGTCCCAGCGATCCACCGCAACCGCGAGGAGATTAGACGCATCTTCCTCGACGGCATCCCCGGCGTCGACCCCGACCTCAGCACCGACCCGCACAAGCTGGCAGAGGCGAGCAGAAAGTACCTGCGCCACAAATTCCTCACCACGAAAGTGGCCATCTCGGGAGCCAACTTCGGCATCGCGGAGACCGGCGGGCTGTCCATCGTCGAGTCCGAAGGCAACGGGCGCATGTGCGTCACGCTTCCTGAGACCCTGATCACGGTGATGGGCATTGAAAAGCTCATCCCCACCTTCCGCGACCTCGAAGTGTTTATGCAGCTCCTTCCCCGCTCCTCCACCGGTGAGCGGATGAACCCCTACAGTTCGTTCTGGGCAGGTCACCAGCAGGGTGACGGCCCCCACAACATGCACGTCGTGCTCCTGGATAACGGCCGCACGCGCGCTCTTGCCGACGATCACGGGCGCGAGGCACTCCATTGCATCCGCTGCTCGGCCTGCATGAACGTCTGCCCCGTCTACGAACGCACCGGCGGCCACGCCTACGGCTCCGTGTATCCCGGCCCCATCGGGGCGATCTTGACTCCCCTACTCACCGGGATAGACGCCGCGGAGAACGGCTCCCTCCCTTACGCGTCTTCCCTGTGTGGTGCGTGCTTCGACGCGTGCCCGGTGAAGATTAACATCCCAGAGATGCTCGTACGCCTGCGCAACGAGGACCAAGAGGTCAACCACGGCTCCCCCGTCCCGGCTACGCAACTCGACGTGGCACTCAAGGCGGCGAAGTGGGCGATGTCCGACGGACGGCGCATGGGTCTCGTCGAAAAGGGGCTGCCGGCCGCGCGCGGCGTATCCCCCGCCGGCGGCCTGCGGGATCTGCCGGGGTTCGCCGGGAAATGGACAAGCTCCCGCGACGTTCCGCAACCCCCGAAGCAGTCGTTCCGCAGCTGGTGGAAGAACAGAGAGAAGTGA